From a region of the Ovis aries strain OAR_USU_Benz2616 breed Rambouillet chromosome 2, ARS-UI_Ramb_v3.0, whole genome shotgun sequence genome:
- the LOC101105139 gene encoding olfactory receptor 13F1-like produces MDKTNATVISNFIFLGFTHYPKVEITIFVLCLLMYLITLLSNIILISVSVLDSHLHTPMYFFLSNLSCLDIWYTSSALTPMLANFISGKNTISFSGCAAQMYFSLAMGSTECVLLSVMAYDRYVAICNPLRYSIIMNKKICVQIAAGSWVTGSFTALVEIVSVLQLSLCGSSVINHFTCEILAVLKLACVDTSKVQLIMLLISVLLLPMPMLLICISYAFILSSILRISSLDGRSKAFSTCAAHLSVVVLFYGTALSMYLKPSTMDSQEIDKFIALVYAGLTPTLNPIIYSLRNREVKVAVKKLLKQES; encoded by the exons atggacAAGACAAATGCAAcagtcatttctaattttatttttctgggatttaCTCACTATCCCAAAGTTGAAATCACCATATTTGTGCTGTGCTTGCTGATGTACTTGATCACCTTACTGAGTAATATTATTCTGATCTCGGTTAGTGTCCTGGATTCTCATCTACACacacccatgtacttcttcctcagcAACCTGTCATGTCTGGACATCTGGTACACTTCTTCTGCCCTGACCCCAATGCTGGCAAATTTTATTTCAGGGAAAAACACCATCTCATTCTCAGGGTGTGCTGCTCAGATGTACTTCTCTCTGGCCATGGGCTCCACTGAGTGTGTGCTCCTGTCTGTGATGGCGTATGACCGATATGTAGCCATCTGCAACCCCCTGAGATACTCCATCATCATGAACAAGAAGATTTGTGTTCAGATTGCAGCTGGATCGTGGGTGACAGGATCCTTCACTGCCCTGGTGGAAATTGTGTCTGTGTTGCAGCTGTCACTGTGTGGAAGTAGTGTCATCAATCATTTCACTTGTGAGATTCTGGCCGTCCTGAAACTGGCTTGTGTCGACACTTCCAAGGTGCAGTTAATCATGCTGCTGATCAGTGTACTTCTTCTTCCTATGCCAATGCTCCTCATTTGTATCTCTTATGCATTCATCCTCTCTAGCATCCTAAGAATCAGCTCACTGGATGGTCGAAGCAAGGCTTTTTCAACATGTGCAGCCCACCTGAGTGTAGTGGTTTTATTCTATGGGACAGCTCTCTCCATGTACCTGAAGCCATCAACTATGGATTCACAggaaatagataaatttatagcCTTGGTATACGCTGGCTTAACCCCCACATTGAATCCTATCATTTATAGTTTACGGAACAGAGAAGTGAAAGTGGCTGTGAAAAAATTGCTG aagcaagaatct